A region of the Mesoterricola sediminis genome:
TGGGGGTCCGGGCGGGGGCCGAGCCGGCTGCCCGGAAGTTCGTTCCGGAATGCATCCAAAGAGTAGCGTGCCCGCCCCGTGACCGAATCCATTTCGTCTGGTTTTCGCCTGCCCGGGAGCTCACGGCCGGACGGGCCGCACCCCACTTCCGATACACTGGAGGGCGGACACGAACCAGGAGCCGCAAGATGTCCCAGTCGAACGCCCCCTGCCTGCTGGACGCCAAGCAGATGGAGACCCATCTCCAGCGGCTCTGCCGGGAGATCACGGCCGCCTTCGGCGACGACCCCTCCATCGCCCTCCTGGGCATCCGGACCCGGGGCCTCCACCTCGCCGAGCGCCTCAAGGCCATGTTGGAGGAGGTCCTCCAGCGCGACGTGCCCCTGGGGGTGCTGGACATCACCCTCTACCGGGACGACCTGTCCGAGCTGGCGGGAAGCCCCATCGTGCGCCCCACCGAGATCCCCTTCAGCCTCCGGGAGCGGTCCGTGATCCTGGTGGACGACGTGCTCTTCACGGGACGCACCATCCGCGCGGCCCTGGACGCCCTGCTGGACCACGGCCGCCCCAAGCGGGTCTGGCTGGCGGTCCTGGTGGACCGCGGGGGCCGGGAAGTGCCCATCCAGGGCGACTTCGTGGGCCTGAAGCTGGACGTGGCCCTCACCCACCGGGTGGCGGTCCGGATGAAGGAAGCCGACGGGGAGGACAGCGTCCTCCTGGAGACCCGGAGCTGACCATGCCCCAGAACCGCTACGTCTTCCCCCACCGCCACCTCCTGGGGATCGAGCCCCTCTCCCCGGAG
Encoded here:
- the pyrR gene encoding bifunctional pyr operon transcriptional regulator/uracil phosphoribosyltransferase PyrR, yielding MSQSNAPCLLDAKQMETHLQRLCREITAAFGDDPSIALLGIRTRGLHLAERLKAMLEEVLQRDVPLGVLDITLYRDDLSELAGSPIVRPTEIPFSLRERSVILVDDVLFTGRTIRAALDALLDHGRPKRVWLAVLVDRGGREVPIQGDFVGLKLDVALTHRVAVRMKEADGEDSVLLETRS